In the Streptomyces sp. BHT-5-2 genome, one interval contains:
- a CDS encoding peroxiredoxin: MAIEVGTKAPDFELKNQHGELVKLSDFRGEKNVVVLFYPFAFTGVCTGELCALRDELPKFVNDDVQLLAVSNDSPFSLRVFAEQEGLEYPLLSDFWPHGEVSRAYGVFDEEKGCAVRGTFVIDKEGVVRWTVVNGLPDARDLDDYVKALEAL, encoded by the coding sequence ATGGCGATCGAGGTCGGCACCAAGGCTCCGGATTTTGAGCTGAAGAACCAGCACGGCGAGCTGGTGAAGCTCTCCGACTTCCGCGGCGAGAAGAACGTCGTGGTGCTCTTCTACCCCTTCGCCTTCACCGGCGTGTGCACCGGTGAGCTGTGCGCCCTCCGTGACGAACTGCCGAAGTTCGTCAACGACGACGTGCAGCTGCTGGCGGTCTCCAACGACTCGCCGTTCTCGCTGCGGGTGTTCGCCGAGCAGGAGGGCCTGGAGTACCCGCTGCTGTCGGACTTCTGGCCGCACGGCGAGGTCTCCCGGGCGTACGGCGTCTTCGACGAGGAGAAGGGCTGCGCGGTCCGCGGCACCTTCGTCATCGACAAGGAGGGCGTGGTGCGCTGGACGGTCGTCAACGGCCTGCCCGACGCCCGTGACCTCGACGACTACGTCAAGGCCCTCGAAGCCCTCTGA
- a CDS encoding DUF3052 domain-containing protein: protein MSATADHAEERTNPATKLGFEPGQVVQEIGYDDDVEQELREGIEAIIGQELEDEDYDDVADVVVLWFRDDDGDLTDALVDAIGLIDEGGQIWLLTPKTGRDGYIEPSDINEAAQTSGLSQTRSINAGKDWTGSRLISPKR from the coding sequence GTGAGCGCGACCGCGGACCACGCGGAGGAGCGGACCAACCCTGCCACCAAGCTGGGGTTCGAGCCCGGACAGGTGGTCCAGGAGATCGGCTACGACGACGACGTCGAGCAGGAGCTCCGCGAAGGCATCGAGGCCATCATCGGCCAGGAACTCGAGGACGAGGACTACGACGACGTCGCCGATGTCGTCGTCCTGTGGTTCCGAGACGACGACGGTGATCTCACGGACGCGCTGGTGGACGCCATCGGTCTGATCGACGAAGGCGGCCAGATCTGGCTGCTGACGCCCAAGACGGGCCGCGACGGCTATATCGAGCCGAGCGACATCAACGAGGCCGCACAGACCTCGGGTCTGTCCCAGACCCGGAGCATCAACGCCGGCAAGGACTGGACCGGCAGCCGGCTGATCTCGCCCAAGCGCTGA
- the aceE gene encoding pyruvate dehydrogenase (acetyl-transferring), homodimeric type: MASGSDRNPIIIGGLPSQVPDFDPEETQEWLDSLDAAVDERGRERARYLMLRLIERARERRVAVPEMRSTDYVNTIATKDEPFFPGNEEIERKVLNATRWNAAVMVSRAQRPGIGVGGHIATFASSASLYDVGFNHFFRGKDEGDGGDQVFFQGHASPGIYARAYLLDRLSEGQLDAFRQEKSKAPEGLSSYPHPRLMPDFWEFPTVSMGLGPLGAIYQARMNRYMEARGIADTSKSHVWAFLGDGEMDEPESLGQLSIAAREGLDNLTFVVNCNLQRLDGPVRGNGKIMQELESQFRGAGWNVIKLVWDRSWDPLLAQDRDGILVNKLNTTPDGQFQTYATETGAYIREHFFGDDHRLRAMVENMTDDQILHLGRGGHDHRKIFAAYAAAKAHKGQPTVILAQTVKGWTLGPNFEGRNATHQMKKLTVEDLKRFRDRLHLPIPDKDLEDGLPPYYHPGRKSEEIQYMHDRRHGLGGYVPTRVVRAKPLALPDDKAYATAKKGSGQQKIATTMAFVRILKDLMRDKEIGKRFVPIAPDEYRTFGMDAFFPSAKIYNPLGQSYESVDRELLLAYKESPTGQMLHDGITEAGCTASLIAAGSAYATHGEPLIPVYVFYSMFGFQRTGDQFWQMADQLSRGFVLGATAGRTTLTGEGLQHADGHSQLLASTNPACVAYDPAYGYEIAHIVKDGLRRMYGETADGKPGEDVFYYLTVYNEPIQHPAEPADVDVEGILKGLHRISSGEKGEHRARILASGVAVPWAVEAQRILADEWNVKADVWSATSWNELRREAVEVEEHNLLHPEEEQRVPYVTQKLQGAEGPTVAVSDWMRSVPDQIARWVPGTYQSLGADGFGFADTRGAARRFFHIDAQSIVLAVLTELAKEGKVDRSLLKQAIDRYQLLDVAAADAGEAGGDA; encoded by the coding sequence GTGGCTTCCGGATCCGATCGAAACCCGATCATCATTGGTGGCCTTCCCAGCCAGGTCCCGGACTTCGATCCCGAAGAGACCCAGGAATGGCTCGACTCGCTCGACGCGGCCGTCGACGAGCGGGGCCGGGAACGTGCCCGCTACCTCATGCTCCGCCTGATCGAGCGCGCCCGCGAACGGCGTGTGGCCGTGCCCGAGATGCGCAGCACGGACTACGTCAACACCATCGCGACCAAGGACGAGCCGTTCTTCCCGGGCAACGAGGAGATCGAGCGCAAGGTCCTCAACGCGACCCGGTGGAACGCCGCCGTCATGGTCTCCCGCGCCCAGCGCCCGGGCATCGGCGTCGGCGGCCACATCGCCACCTTCGCCTCCTCCGCCTCGCTGTACGACGTGGGCTTCAACCACTTCTTCCGCGGCAAGGACGAGGGCGACGGCGGCGACCAGGTCTTCTTCCAGGGCCACGCCTCCCCCGGCATCTACGCCCGCGCGTATCTCCTGGACCGGCTCTCCGAGGGCCAGCTGGACGCCTTCCGCCAGGAGAAGTCCAAGGCCCCCGAGGGCCTCTCCAGCTACCCGCACCCGCGGCTGATGCCGGACTTCTGGGAGTTCCCGACCGTCTCGATGGGCCTCGGCCCGCTCGGCGCGATCTACCAGGCGCGGATGAACCGCTACATGGAGGCCCGCGGCATCGCCGACACCTCCAAGTCGCACGTCTGGGCGTTCCTCGGCGACGGCGAGATGGACGAGCCGGAGTCGCTCGGCCAGCTGTCCATCGCCGCGCGCGAGGGTCTGGACAACCTGACCTTCGTCGTGAACTGCAACCTCCAGCGCCTGGACGGCCCGGTCCGCGGCAACGGCAAGATCATGCAGGAGCTGGAGTCGCAGTTCCGCGGCGCCGGCTGGAACGTCATCAAGCTGGTGTGGGACCGCAGCTGGGACCCGCTGCTGGCGCAGGACCGCGACGGCATCCTGGTCAACAAGCTCAACACCACCCCCGACGGGCAGTTCCAGACCTACGCCACCGAGACCGGCGCGTACATCCGCGAGCACTTCTTCGGTGACGACCACCGACTGCGCGCGATGGTCGAGAACATGACCGACGACCAGATCCTGCACCTGGGTCGCGGCGGCCACGACCACCGGAAGATCTTCGCGGCGTACGCGGCGGCCAAGGCCCACAAGGGCCAGCCGACCGTGATCCTGGCCCAGACCGTCAAGGGCTGGACCCTCGGCCCGAACTTCGAGGGCCGCAACGCCACGCACCAGATGAAGAAGCTGACGGTCGAGGACCTCAAGCGCTTCCGCGACCGGCTGCACCTGCCCATCCCGGACAAGGACCTGGAGGACGGCCTTCCGCCGTACTACCACCCGGGCCGCAAGTCCGAGGAGATCCAGTACATGCACGACCGCCGCCACGGACTCGGCGGATACGTGCCGACCCGCGTCGTGCGCGCCAAGCCGCTCGCGCTGCCGGACGACAAGGCGTACGCCACCGCCAAGAAGGGCTCCGGGCAGCAGAAGATCGCCACGACCATGGCGTTCGTCCGCATCCTGAAGGACCTGATGCGGGACAAGGAGATCGGCAAGCGCTTCGTGCCGATCGCGCCGGACGAGTACCGCACCTTCGGTATGGACGCGTTCTTCCCGTCGGCCAAGATCTACAACCCGCTCGGGCAGAGCTACGAGTCGGTGGACCGCGAACTGCTGCTGGCCTACAAGGAGTCGCCGACCGGCCAGATGCTGCACGACGGCATCACCGAGGCCGGCTGCACCGCGTCGCTGATCGCGGCGGGCTCGGCGTACGCGACCCACGGCGAGCCGCTGATCCCGGTCTACGTCTTCTACTCGATGTTCGGTTTCCAGCGGACCGGCGACCAGTTCTGGCAGATGGCCGACCAGCTCTCGCGCGGCTTCGTGCTCGGTGCGACCGCCGGCCGGACCACGCTGACCGGTGAGGGCCTGCAGCACGCCGACGGGCACTCCCAGCTGCTGGCCTCGACCAACCCGGCCTGTGTCGCCTACGACCCGGCCTACGGCTACGAGATCGCGCACATCGTCAAGGACGGTCTGCGGCGGATGTACGGCGAGACCGCCGACGGCAAGCCGGGCGAGGACGTCTTCTACTACCTCACCGTCTACAACGAGCCGATCCAGCACCCCGCGGAGCCGGCGGACGTCGACGTCGAGGGCATCCTCAAGGGTCTGCACCGGATCTCGTCCGGCGAGAAGGGCGAGCACCGGGCCCGGATCCTCGCCTCGGGCGTCGCGGTGCCGTGGGCCGTCGAGGCCCAGCGGATCCTCGCGGACGAGTGGAACGTCAAGGCCGACGTCTGGTCGGCGACCTCCTGGAACGAGCTGCGCCGCGAGGCGGTGGAGGTCGAGGAGCACAACCTGCTCCACCCGGAGGAGGAGCAGCGCGTCCCGTACGTGACGCAGAAGCTGCAGGGCGCCGAGGGCCCGACGGTCGCGGTCTCGGACTGGATGCGGTCCGTCCCGGACCAGATCGCGCGCTGGGTGCCGGGCACCTACCAGTCGCTGGGCGCCGACGGCTTCGGCTTCGCGGACACCCGCGGCGCCGCCCGCCGCTTCTTCCACATCGACGCCCAGTCGATCGTGCTCGCCGTCCTCACCGAGCTGGCCAAGGAGGGCAAGGTCGACCGCTCGCTGCTCAAGCAGGCCATCGATCGCTACCAGCTCCTGGACGTGGCGGCCGCCGACGCGGGTGAGGCCGGCGGCGACGCCTGA
- a CDS encoding peptidase inhibitor family I36 protein yields the protein MRIRTSHPTGTSRTFRGAALATGLAALAAALATPSALGAPAARAATGGRAPAASGDCSTGQLCLWPQADFGGRRQTYELSGTDLESCVTVPKGTTVASLANRTGRPVTTYQSAVCAETGEFDTYPGGGSWVPRSPYQVRAFKLWER from the coding sequence ATGCGTATCCGCACCAGCCACCCGACCGGCACCTCCCGCACCTTCCGAGGGGCCGCGCTGGCCACCGGACTCGCCGCCCTGGCCGCGGCGTTGGCCACACCGTCCGCCCTGGGCGCCCCGGCCGCCCGCGCGGCCACCGGCGGCCGCGCCCCGGCCGCTTCCGGCGACTGCTCGACCGGTCAGCTGTGCCTCTGGCCGCAAGCGGACTTCGGCGGCCGGCGGCAGACCTACGAGCTGTCCGGCACCGACCTCGAAAGCTGTGTGACCGTCCCCAAGGGAACGACCGTCGCCTCGCTCGCCAACCGCACCGGCCGACCGGTCACCACCTACCAGAGCGCCGTCTGCGCCGAGACCGGCGAGTTCGACACCTACCCGGGCGGCGGCAGCTGGGTGCCCCGATCCCCTTACCAGGTAAGGGCGTTCAAGCTGTGGGAGCGCTGA